One region of Jatrophihabitans cynanchi genomic DNA includes:
- a CDS encoding thiamine pyrophosphate-dependent dehydrogenase E1 component subunit alpha gives MTSLAELEELCRIRIFEEQVRELALEREVIGSVHLCIGQEAIPVGVCAALEPRDALFATYRGHGWALARGVPPEELFAELLGRATGTNGGRGGSAYLSSARHGFYGENSIVAGSAPIAVGAALAAKFDGSGRVSVVCVGDGALNQGAMHEAMNFASAFALPIVFVCENNLYSELTPIAAMVADPELWHRAAAYAMPGVRVDGNDVDAVRAAARDAVQRARSGGGPSLIEAMTERLAGHYIGDVEQYRPAGEVDRAREREPIGRLTSQLVASGVAPQHCEAASQRAAATIERARAAALHAPAADVSLVREHLYA, from the coding sequence GTGACGTCCCTGGCCGAGCTCGAGGAGCTGTGCCGCATCCGGATCTTCGAGGAACAGGTCCGTGAACTGGCGCTCGAACGGGAAGTGATCGGCTCAGTGCACCTGTGCATCGGGCAGGAGGCGATCCCGGTCGGCGTCTGCGCTGCACTCGAACCACGGGATGCGTTGTTCGCGACCTACCGTGGACACGGGTGGGCGCTGGCCCGAGGAGTGCCGCCGGAGGAGCTGTTCGCCGAACTGCTCGGTCGGGCCACCGGGACCAACGGCGGCCGTGGCGGATCGGCGTACCTGAGCTCGGCGCGCCACGGGTTCTACGGCGAGAACTCGATCGTTGCCGGAAGCGCGCCGATCGCCGTCGGTGCCGCGCTGGCCGCCAAGTTCGACGGATCAGGACGCGTGAGCGTGGTGTGCGTCGGCGACGGTGCCCTCAACCAGGGAGCGATGCACGAGGCGATGAACTTCGCGTCGGCCTTCGCGCTGCCGATCGTGTTCGTCTGCGAGAACAACCTCTACTCCGAACTCACCCCGATAGCGGCCATGGTGGCCGATCCGGAGCTGTGGCACCGCGCTGCGGCCTACGCCATGCCGGGAGTGCGAGTCGACGGCAACGACGTGGACGCGGTCCGCGCGGCCGCCCGTGATGCGGTGCAGCGGGCGCGCTCAGGGGGTGGGCCCAGCCTGATCGAGGCGATGACCGAACGGCTGGCCGGGCACTACATCGGTGACGTCGAGCAGTATCGGCCGGCCGGAGAGGTCGACCGGGCGCGCGAGCGCGAGCCGATCGGGCGGCTGACCAGCCAGCTCGTCGCCTCCGGAGTCGCGCCACAGCATTGCGAGGCCGCGTCGCAGCGGGCCGCTGCAACGATCGAGCGGGCCCGCGCCGCCGCCCTGCATGCCCCGGCCGCCGACGTCTCGCTGGTGCGGGAGCATCTCTATGCCTGA
- a CDS encoding class-II fumarase/aspartase family protein, whose protein sequence is MTFDLLSAVGGDDALAAIFTEQRAVQDWLEVEAALAHGLAKAGFIDDDRAERIAAACHVEVIDMDRLWAETAMVGYPIFPLIRMICDALGDQDAGFVHFGATTQDIMDTALALQLRDAGLRVMELLDSFGDALALLVERHEHTVMAGRTHAQQAVPTTFGAKCAGFLSELARHRRRLVAAVEEVATSSLYGAGGTSAALGARAPIVRAELSHRLRLGIADVPWHVSRDRPAHLVLTGALISATCVRFAREVIDLARTEVGEVAEADGVYRGASSTMPQKANPIASELAVGFGVMAQAAASSMFRASEAGHERSAGEWQAEWQAVPQACVAIAGSLRAAASVADGLRVFPDRMLTNLNLDGGRIMAEAYMIALATQLGREHAHEAVYQAVRDSRDGGIALVDSLAQTLSPEVWLAVQPTLPRPEQYLGQTSEICASALVQWREARSGPLYYSTARPSEGAHP, encoded by the coding sequence GTGACCTTCGATCTACTGAGCGCCGTCGGTGGCGACGACGCCCTGGCGGCGATCTTTACCGAACAGCGAGCCGTGCAGGACTGGCTCGAGGTCGAAGCAGCGCTCGCCCACGGACTTGCCAAAGCCGGGTTCATCGATGACGACCGTGCCGAGCGAATCGCCGCCGCGTGCCACGTCGAGGTCATCGATATGGATCGGCTCTGGGCCGAGACCGCCATGGTCGGCTACCCCATCTTTCCGTTGATTCGCATGATCTGCGACGCGCTCGGGGACCAGGACGCCGGCTTCGTGCACTTCGGGGCCACCACGCAGGACATCATGGACACGGCGCTGGCACTACAACTGCGCGACGCGGGCCTGCGCGTGATGGAACTCCTGGATTCCTTCGGCGACGCGCTCGCGCTGCTCGTCGAGCGACACGAGCACACCGTGATGGCCGGGCGAACTCATGCGCAGCAGGCGGTGCCTACCACTTTCGGGGCCAAGTGCGCGGGCTTTCTGTCCGAGCTCGCCCGTCATCGGCGCCGCCTGGTCGCGGCCGTCGAGGAGGTCGCGACCTCCTCGCTCTACGGGGCAGGTGGCACGTCTGCGGCTCTCGGCGCGCGAGCGCCAATCGTGCGCGCTGAGCTGTCGCATCGGCTGCGACTGGGCATCGCCGACGTCCCGTGGCACGTCTCGCGCGACCGTCCGGCGCACCTCGTCCTCACCGGAGCACTGATCTCGGCGACTTGCGTACGATTCGCCCGTGAGGTGATCGACTTGGCGCGCACCGAGGTCGGCGAGGTAGCCGAGGCCGACGGCGTGTACCGCGGCGCCTCTTCGACGATGCCGCAGAAGGCCAACCCAATCGCGAGCGAACTCGCCGTTGGCTTCGGCGTGATGGCTCAAGCGGCGGCCAGCTCGATGTTCCGCGCCTCGGAGGCCGGCCACGAGCGGTCGGCGGGCGAGTGGCAGGCCGAGTGGCAAGCCGTGCCGCAGGCGTGTGTCGCGATCGCAGGCTCCCTGCGCGCGGCCGCCAGCGTGGCCGACGGGCTGCGCGTCTTCCCTGACCGGATGCTGACCAACCTGAACCTCGACGGCGGTCGGATCATGGCCGAGGCATACATGATCGCCCTCGCGACCCAGCTTGGCCGCGAGCACGCGCACGAGGCTGTCTACCAGGCCGTGCGTGACTCCCGTGACGGTGGTATCGCTCTGGTCGATTCCTTGGCCCAGACGCTCTCACCCGAAGTGTGGCTTGCCGTCCAGCCGACCTTGCCCCGGCCCGAGCAGTACCTCGGCCAGACGTCCGAGATCTGCGCGTCCGCCTTAGTCCAGTGGCGCGAGGCGCGCAGCGGGCCGCTCTACTACTCGACCGCCCGCCCCAGCGAAGGAGCTCATCCGTGA
- a CDS encoding alpha/beta hydrolase, with protein MSEAFELDPDVRAFIRSLPPVAPWWNSHDVLAQRVGYKIRARAYVRGPAMATEDIEIPGTGGHRIPIRLYRPDNLTPAGPVVLYLHGGGWSVGDLEFTDPHIRRVAAGTGALVASVDYRLAPDHPYPAGMDDCWAALTWFAGAAAGLGADPTRLALSGDSAGATNAAALSLLARDFGGPAIMAQCLWYPGFLIQPEVPSMTQTWRELTLPAAAVRAYRRLYAGSIPDPLPATMVATQAADLSKMPPTVIAAAGIDPLFDESRVYAQRLLDEGGQVELHEFPTLPHGFCAMAGAVATVTAAVDRTVASFAALLS; from the coding sequence ATGAGCGAGGCCTTCGAACTCGACCCCGACGTCCGGGCGTTCATCCGGTCGCTTCCTCCGGTGGCGCCGTGGTGGAACAGCCACGACGTGCTTGCACAGCGCGTGGGTTACAAGATCCGGGCCCGCGCGTACGTCCGCGGGCCCGCGATGGCAACCGAGGACATCGAGATACCGGGAACCGGCGGGCACCGTATCCCGATCCGGCTCTACCGCCCGGACAACCTCACGCCGGCAGGCCCAGTCGTGCTGTACCTGCACGGTGGCGGCTGGTCGGTCGGTGATCTCGAGTTCACCGACCCGCACATCCGCCGGGTAGCGGCCGGGACCGGCGCACTGGTGGCCTCGGTGGACTACCGCCTCGCGCCCGACCACCCCTATCCGGCCGGCATGGACGACTGCTGGGCCGCCTTGACGTGGTTCGCCGGGGCTGCCGCTGGCCTCGGCGCCGACCCGACCCGCCTGGCGCTGTCTGGCGACAGCGCCGGCGCGACGAACGCGGCGGCGCTGTCACTGCTGGCCCGCGACTTCGGTGGCCCGGCCATAATGGCGCAGTGCCTCTGGTACCCGGGCTTCCTGATCCAGCCGGAGGTGCCCTCAATGACGCAGACATGGCGGGAGCTGACGCTGCCGGCTGCTGCCGTTCGCGCGTATCGACGCTTGTACGCGGGCTCGATCCCCGACCCGCTGCCGGCCACGATGGTCGCCACACAGGCCGCCGACCTGTCGAAGATGCCTCCGACGGTCATCGCCGCGGCCGGGATCGATCCGCTCTTCGACGAGTCCAGGGTCTACGCCCAGCGACTGCTGGACGAAGGCGGCCAGGTCGAATTGCATGAGTTCCCAACGCTGCCACACGGATTCTGCGCGATGGCCGGTGCCGTGGCCACAGTGACCGCCGCGGTGGATCGGACGGTAGCGAGCTTCGCCGCGCTGCTCTCCTGA